The genomic window CATGACGCTGGAAATTTCTTCGCCGGACCGCTGGCATGTGCGTCTGCCGCCACAAACGCCGTTGCCGGAATTCGATGCGCCGGAACAAGCCCTGGGCGAAGATTTGTACGAGCATCTGCCGCAAGGGACGGATGGCCGCCGCTGGCGTGTGTTGTTGAACGAAGTGCAGGTGCTATTGCATCAGCATCCGGTCAATCTCCAGCGACGCGCGCATGGCTTGCCGCCGGTCAATAGCGTGTGGCTGTGGGGCGGAGGCGCATTGCCATCGCGCGTGGCCACGTCGCTGGCGGGTGTGATTGGTGAGGACGTGCTGCTGCTCGCGTTGGCAAAACGTGCAGGTATTCCTGCACAGGCGCGTAGCGATGCATCCATCCGCGCCGCGCGCGCAGGCTGGCTTATCGATCTGCAGGATTTGAGTGTGGATGACATCGCAATCCACTGGTGGCCGCTACTGCAGGAACTGGCCAAACGCCAGACGCTGACATTGACCTTCGCCAGTGGCGAGCGTTGGCTGCAACGTCCCTGGCATCGTCTGCGTTTCTGGCGGCGGGCCGCGGGATGAGCAAGCTGCAATTGCGTCACCGCCCCTTGTTAGGTGAGCCAGCGGGCTGGGGCGACGGCTTGCATCCCCTCCTGCAACGCATTTACGCCGCGCGCGGTGTGTTTGGGCCGGATCAGGCGGAGCATCGCCTGAATCGCCTGCTATCCCCACAACAACTCGGCGGCATGCAGCAGGCTGTCGAGCTGCTGGCGCAAGCGATTCGCGACGATGCCTCGATCATGATTGCCGGCGATTACGATTGCGATGGCGCTACAGGCTCGGCAGTAGCCATCCGCGGCCTGCGTCTGCTTGGTGCGCAGCGTGTCGATTATGTGGTGCCCAATCGCTTCATTCACGGCTACGGATTGACGCCCGAGCTGGTGGCATCGCTGCCGGATCATGTGCAGCTTGTCGTTACGGTCGATAACGGCGTGGCCAGCGTAGCTGGTGTTGCAGCCGCCAAGTCGCGTGGCATGCGTGTGATCGTCACCGATCATCATCTTCCCGGTGATTTCCTGCCTGCCGCTGACGCCATCGTCAATCCCAATTTGCGCGGCGACGATTTCCCCAGCAAGGCGCTGGCTGGTGTGGGCGTGATGTTCTATGTGCTGTTGGCTTTGCGCGCGCATCTGCGCGAGCAGGGTGCTTTCAGTGCGAACAACGAACCGGACTTGTCGGTACTGCTGGACCTGGTAGCACTTGGCACGGTGGCCGATCTGGTACCGCTGGATTTCAACAACCGCGTGTTGGTCGAGGCGGGCATGAAACGTCTGCGCAGCCGCCGTGGTTGCGCCGGAATCACCGCATTGGTGGAAGCCAGCCAGCGCAGCGTGGCGACCTTGTGCACAAGCGATCTCGGCTACGCCGTCGGCCCGCGCCTCAATGCGGCAGGGCGATTGGAAGACATGCGGCTGGGTGTGGAATGCCTGCTGACCGATGATGCGCGGCAAGCGCACCATTACGCTGAATTGCTCAGTTCGATCAATCAGGAACGACGCGAGCTGCAGGCGGCGATGGTGGCAGAAGCCGAGGTCATGGTTGCCCATGCGGCGCGGGTTGAGGAAAGCGTAATCGGCGTGAGCCTGTTCGAGCCAAGTTGGCACGCTGGCGTGGTCGGTTTGGTGGCGTCCAAGCTCAAGGAGCGGCTTCACCGCCCGGTGATCGCGTTTGCGCCGGCTGGCGAAGACAATCCGGATCAACTGCGTGGCTCTGCGCGTTCCATTGCCGGTTTCCACATTCGCGATGCGCTGGCCACGATCGATGCGCGCCATCCGGGCTTGATCGAACGCTTTGGCGGACACGCCATGGCTGCCGGTCTTAGTCTGCGCACATCGGATTACTCTCGCTTCGCAGACGCTTTTGATGCGGTG from Dyella caseinilytica includes these protein-coding regions:
- the recJ gene encoding single-stranded-DNA-specific exonuclease RecJ; its protein translation is MSKLQLRHRPLLGEPAGWGDGLHPLLQRIYAARGVFGPDQAEHRLNRLLSPQQLGGMQQAVELLAQAIRDDASIMIAGDYDCDGATGSAVAIRGLRLLGAQRVDYVVPNRFIHGYGLTPELVASLPDHVQLVVTVDNGVASVAGVAAAKSRGMRVIVTDHHLPGDFLPAADAIVNPNLRGDDFPSKALAGVGVMFYVLLALRAHLREQGAFSANNEPDLSVLLDLVALGTVADLVPLDFNNRVLVEAGMKRLRSRRGCAGITALVEASQRSVATLCTSDLGYAVGPRLNAAGRLEDMRLGVECLLTDDARQAHHYAELLSSINQERRELQAAMVAEAEVMVAHAARVEESVIGVSLFEPSWHAGVVGLVASKLKERLHRPVIAFAPAGEDNPDQLRGSARSIAGFHIRDALATIDARHPGLIERFGGHAMAAGLSLRTSDYSRFADAFDAVAREWLSEEQLQAVLYTDGEMPAGMFTLEMARLLRYAGPWGQAFPEPIFENRFECFSWRLMGEKHLRLSLRDPRDDAVHDAVMFNAYNGQPPPAMLRAAYELTINDWQGRESPRLLLRHIEPI
- a CDS encoding phosphoglycerate mutase; protein product: MSDHSPASLEIWLPDLQRFERSHPLRTLLQRADRIGDGAKGYLGGLAAYFQCDHRLPAAALMREHLAGDAGDISWLSADPAWVQPDLSGARLLACGQLQLSREEAQALAEPLKPVFSDAGMTLEISSPDRWHVRLPPQTPLPEFDAPEQALGEDLYEHLPQGTDGRRWRVLLNEVQVLLHQHPVNLQRRAHGLPPVNSVWLWGGGALPSRVATSLAGVIGEDVLLLALAKRAGIPAQARSDASIRAARAGWLIDLQDLSVDDIAIHWWPLLQELAKRQTLTLTFASGERWLQRPWHRLRFWRRAAG